A single Geoanaerobacter pelophilus DNA region contains:
- the atpG gene encoding ATP synthase F1 subunit gamma, with protein MANLKAIKKRIVSVKNTRQITKAMKMVSAAKLRRAQENVVAARPYAKKVDEVLQRLARQQDADCHPLLEVRERKKALIILVTSDRGLCGGFNANISKATDRFAKEKKAEFSEVSILCVGRKGYEFLKSRQQIHKTYTGVLSAPSYQTAANIAHEVIDGYVAEEYDVVYLIYNAFRSVMSQDITIQQLLPVTPPAAANEAVDEYVPEYIYEPSKGELLGELLPKYVEVSMFKSMLESVASEHGARMTAMDSASKNASEMIGRLTLQYNRARQAAITTELMEIISGAESIKG; from the coding sequence ATGGCAAATCTCAAGGCAATAAAAAAGCGGATAGTTTCCGTTAAAAATACCCGCCAGATCACTAAGGCGATGAAGATGGTTTCGGCGGCCAAGCTGCGCCGTGCCCAGGAAAACGTAGTTGCTGCACGACCGTATGCCAAGAAGGTGGATGAAGTCCTGCAGAGACTTGCTCGCCAGCAGGATGCCGATTGCCATCCGCTGCTTGAGGTACGGGAGCGCAAGAAAGCTCTGATTATCCTGGTTACGTCGGACCGCGGTCTCTGCGGCGGATTCAACGCCAACATTTCTAAGGCTACCGACCGGTTTGCCAAGGAAAAGAAGGCTGAATTCTCCGAGGTTTCGATCCTGTGTGTCGGCAGAAAAGGATATGAGTTCCTGAAAAGCCGCCAGCAGATCCACAAGACCTACACCGGGGTTCTGTCTGCTCCCAGCTACCAGACTGCTGCAAATATTGCTCATGAAGTCATTGATGGCTATGTGGCAGAAGAATATGATGTCGTGTATCTCATCTACAACGCTTTCCGGAGTGTCATGTCTCAGGACATAACCATTCAGCAACTGCTTCCGGTAACTCCACCGGCAGCGGCCAATGAGGCTGTTGATGAGTATGTGCCCGAATACATCTATGAACCGTCCAAAGGCGAGCTTCTTGGCGAGCTTCTTCCAAAGTATGTGGAAGTTTCCATGTTCAAATCGATGCTGGAGTCTGTGGCATCAGAGCACGGTGCCCGTATGACCGCCATGGACAGTGCATCGAAAAATGCTTCAGAAATGATCGGCAGGCTGACTCTGCAGTATAACCGTGCCCGTCAGGCAGCCATTACCACGGAGCTGATGGAGATTATCTCCGGGGCTGAATCGATAAAAGGCTAA